The genome window TTCATGAATTATTTAATGGCAAAATTAAGTTACTGAGGTTTGTATGTGCAAAACAATTCAATATATTATTCCAATAATTATTTTTTTTGTTCTTATTCATAGTAATAAAGGATTAGCAGAAACTAATTACTTACCACCAGATCCATTTTTGATCATTGGTGATAACAATGATTTATCTAATGCAGATGAAATAGCAACAAAAATTGCTCAATTACAAGAGCAAAATAAAAAAATGCGTTCTAAAGTTTTATCTCTGCAAGATTTACTAATTTCAAAGTTTAAAGATAGAATGGAACTTAAAGTTGAAGTAATATCAAAAAATAGTGAAAGAGAATTACCGCAATTTGGTGTAATTGAACTCTCAGCTATTATTAATAATATTTCTTTGATACATTATAATAAACCAATTTTTTTTGATAGAAAAATATATCTTCCAATATTTAATGGTCCGCTTCCATTAGGTACTTATAAAATAAAAATTAATGGTATAGTTGGCCAATTTAATAATAATTGGCCTTATGTGTTACCTCAAGGAAAATGGAAAATTGAAAAAGAAATTGATGTAATAGGAACTCTTAGTTCACCTATCCATGATATAAAGATAGTCCTAAGACAAAATAGTATGACAAAATTACCAGAGTTAATTACTGAGGATGAAGAGCAAAAAGGAAATTAATAATGAAAAAATTACAAATTATATTCATTATTTTTTTTCTTTTTAAAATTAATGCTTATTCTTTTGAACTAACAAATTCAGAAAAAAATATTTTCCAAGATAATGAAACAATAAGAGTAAAACAATGGAATCTTCTTCAATCAGTAAATACAAAATTGGAAATTCTTCGCAGTAGTATTTTTAGCATATCATATCTCTCAAATGTTGCTGATCCAAATTCAAAATATTATTTAAAAGAAAAAACACCACTAGGTCTTAATAATGATCCTATTCGTGTTAAAATAAATTTAATAAAAGCTCAAGACCATATGTACTTAGGTGATGACTTAGCTGCAATTGAAATTGTTGAAAATGAATTAAAAAATATTGACCCAAGAAATAGAAGTTATATTTCTTGGGCAAATAAAATATTATTTCAAGCAAATAGAATGTTAAAAAATCATGAAAAATCAACAAATATATGTATTAAAATGCTTTATATAGGAGGAGCTGAGGAAAATTTATTTCCTGATAAATTTAAATTAGCATGTTCTAATGAATTTATTAATGAAGCAATGATCTTGAATAAAGAAAAAAATTATGAAAGTTTCAAGCAAAAACTCGTAATATGGTCGAATTCACCCATAATAAAAAATGACTCTAAATTGATGGTTTTAAGTTCTGCTTATATCGCTTTAAGCTATAGAAAAATTTATTCAGATAACTCTTTTGCAATAAAATATTTACAAGAAGCAATTAGCCATACAAAACTTGGGAATAATTTAATTGGTCGTGCATACCTAGTATTGGCTTTATTATTGTATGAAAATGAGAAAAAAGAAGAAGCATTATCCCTTATTCGCTTTTTATCAGGAGATTTTAAAGGTTATGGAGATAATTTGAAATATTTTGAGGAAGATGAATCGACTAAAGTCCTAGCAAGACTTTGTTTAGCCAGATTTCATGCTTCAATGTTTAATTTACTTGCCTCAGAAAATTGGTATCGAGATGTTTTAGAAGAGGAAAATGTAACAGGATTTAAATTAAATGCAAAAGAAAAAATAAAAGTTCAACTTGAGTTTTCTCACATTTTATACTTGCAAAAAAAATTTAAAGAAAGTGCAATAGAGTACAAAAAATCAATCGATAAAATATCAGGTGAATTAAATTACATTTTCGAAGAAAACCCGCAAAATCGCTCAAATAAAGTTAGGATATCGAAATTTATATTAGCAAAAATACTTTCAAAAACTGAAGTAAAAAATAATGATTCGAAACTACTACTATTAGAGTTATATGGAGATGTTTTAGCTGATTTAGAATTTCTTGAAAAAATAAAGAAAAGTAATTCAGTAGATAGTAGTGAGCAAATTGAAAATGTTCTTGCTTTGTCTAGTTTATCTGAAGAATATGGTATTGATTCAAAACTTGTTACCACCGCTTCTTCTTTTAGAAAAGCATATTATAATTTAGAAAATGAATTAAGATTTATTCGCTCCGATCTTGCAAATGCAATTAATGTAAATGATTTGGCATATAGCGGAATTCTTGAAGCAAGAGCTGTATCATCTTTAACAAAAGTAGATTCTATATTAGATTCTTTTAAAGATTTGGTTTTAAATTTAGATTTACTTGAATTTCAATTATGGGATTCAGAAAAATCTGGTAGTAAATTTGCTATAAATAATAGATATGAATTATTAAAAAGATTATCTTCAATTAATGATGAAATTAGTAAATATAAATTAAAAAGCGAAATAGAAGATCGAATTTTTTCACCTAAATTCCCTAATTCTTTAAAAATGTTAAACAATAATATTAATAATTTAAATGCAGAATTATCGGGATTGAAGTTTTTATTTGCTCTTAACAACAATAAAGTTCCAGAAAAAGCTCAACTTGAAGATATTGAAATATTAGAGAAATCTTTTGCAAATTATTCAATAGATATAATGGAAGAAGAATTAGTAAAAAATACTATTGAAGAAAGAATATTTCAAATTTCAAGAAGTTTGAAACCGACTGCAAATTTACTATTTGAAAAAAAATATGTTATCTTGGATGAAACTTTTAAATCTATATTTTCATTACATCAAAAAAATAAAGAAAAATCATATTCAATTGGAGAAATTGAAATTGATGAAACTATGAAAAATACTTGGTTGAATTTATTTTCAACTTTGAAGCAATTAGAATTAACTCTAAATCAAGTGAAAGATAGAATTATTGCTGAAAGAAAAGAAGTTATGGAAAAAATAAATGAAATAAATAATCATTTACTTTTTGCAGAAAAAATTAATATAGAGTTAAATAAAAAAATTATTAAAGAGTATAATTCAATATCGAATGAGCTAGCAGACCTACTTTTTCCAAGGATAAAACAATTTAAAGATTACATTAATATCTCATTAGCAAATTACTCAGAAGAAAATATCTCATTGTCGAAAGAGAAGAATGATAAAATTAAAGAAGCAGCTGAACAAAGAGAAAATTGGATAAATTCTTTAAAAAAATCTGTACAAATGGATTTGATGCGATGAAATATATTAAAATATTTGTTATTATAAATTTATTTCTATTTACAAAAATTAATGCAGAAGAATATTTCATTCCAAAATTAAATTCTGAACCTTTCTTTTATACATTACAAGATGAAACAAACTTGAAAAATGATAAACAATTAAATTTTATTTATCGAGATTTATTTGACTTGCATTTTAATACTTGGAAGACTGAATTTCAGAGACATACTGAAGAAATTAAGGAAAAATACAATAATTTGGATAATGATATTAAAAATGAAAATGATAAAATAATTGAAGAAGAAATAAAAAATGAAATTATTAAACTGAATGAAGTTATTAATGAAAAAAATAATTCTCAAACATATGCTGAAGCATGTTTTAAATTAGCATTGTATTCCTACATGAATAAACAAATAGATGCAGAGAAAGCAAGATATTTAATAGATGATGGCTTGAAAGAATTAAAAAGCTATAAAGAAAATACTAAACTTTATATTCGAATGAACTTACTAGCCGGTGATCTCTCAATTTTAAAAGAAAACTTCTCTGAGGCAAAAAATTACTTCATAAATATTGTAACAAAAGATATTGATAAAAATGAATTTAGAGAAGATATAATAAGAGCATATATTGGTTTAGGTGATAGTGAATTTGAAACATTTCATTTCCAAGAAGCGAAAGCAGCATATTCTAAAGGATTAGAATTTAGTCAAAACTTTATTTCATATTCAGAAGATAAATATTCACTACTTCTAGCTGAAATAAAATTGCGACTCATTTGGTCAAGCTATAGGAACGCAGAATATGATTTAGCTTTTAACTATGTTCAGGAGTTTTCAAGAGAAAAAGGAAGGTATGAAAATTTGATATCTAAAAAAGTTATGGATGATGTCGTGAGAGTTGGAGCATTATCTTTATTTGAATCAAAGAAAAAAGAGAATTATCTTAAAATATCTAAAGATAGATCTGCGGGTGACTTTGGAAAAAAAATAATAATTTCTTCATTTTATTACTTTACTGCTGCTGGATATCCTAATGAAGTTGAAAATATGGCAAAAGAAATTGAAAGAGAATTTTATGCATCTAGACTTTTGCCCGAATTTATTAAAAGTAGATTAGTTGCTTTAGCAAAAGCTGAAAATATAAATCGATATAATGAACTCGCTTATTTCGGTACAGCATTTATTGCAAAAGATTCATTATGGAAAAGTAGATTTGAATTATCTGAAGCAGAAGAATTAAATAGAAGAGAAATGGTTGAAAATTTATCACTTCAAGCAGGACAATATTATTATAATCTTGGGATATCTACAAAGTCTAGAAATGAATTTTTAAAAAGCGCACAAATTTATCATTCAAGAATTATCGAACATTTTCCTGAAGATTTAAGAGGAGTTTTATTTCAGTCTTATGGTAATGCTTTGTTTATGTCAAAAGACTACCCAGCTGCTTGGTTAGCTACAGAAGAAAGTTTGAAACATCCTTTAGATGAATTCAGCCTAAAACTTTCTTGGTTTCAATTAGTTAATATTGCAAAAGAACAAAGCTCTGAAGTAACAGATACCAAAACAATTGAATTTGAAAAATATGAAAAAGCTGTTGACGGTTTTATTGCACATTTTCCTCTCTATTCAATAGCAAGAAATTTTTTATTTGAATATGCAAAGCGGTGCGAGATTCTCGGTGATTATGAAAATTCAAAATTAAAATATGAAAAAATTTTATCTTTACCGAGCTTAGAAAATATTGAGCAAGCGCAGGAAGAAAAAGATAGAGTAAGTTTAAATTTAGCAAATTTATTAAAAAAAATGAGTGCAGAAAATTCAAATATAATTGCAGGTGCAGGTTCATTAGAAAAAATTGCAAAAGAATATTCGGTTTCTTCAGAAGTTATGTCCGTTGTCAAAATCACCAATTATTCTTTAGCTATTGAATATGCAAAAAATTTAAAAGAAAAAGGTGAGCTTTATAATTCAGCAAAATTTTTAGAATTATGGGGAAAGAATTATCAAACTAATGAGCAAGCTGGAGAAGCATTGGAACTTTCAATTAAGGAATATGCTAGCTTACAGAAATGGGAGCAAGTAAATTATGTTTCTAGTTACTTTATATTAAATAGAAAAGATGATTTGCGAATCCATGAAGTTATGTTTTGGAAAGCGCGGGCAATTGATGCTTTACTGCAATTTTCAAGTGCAGCAAAATTTTATATATTATGTTCGAATAGCAATAGTAATATACCTGATTTAAATACTAAAAAGTATGCATTAAATAGAGCGGTTGAAATCCTTCAAATGGTTAAAGAAGATGACCTAGTTCCTGAATTACTAGAGAAGCTTGCTAATTTTGAAAAACTTAGCAATGAAAAAAATAAAAACTATGAAGTAACAGAAATGGAGTCTGCTTATAATTATTTAAAAGAAAAAAAATATGTAGTGGCTAATAAAATATTCAAAAATATTATTGCAAGAAAAAAGATAAATAATTTAATGCAAGTAGATGCAAATATAGGTTTGTTAACATCAAATTTATTTATTAGTAATTCAAGAATATCTTCAGAAAATGCATTTGATAAATATATAAAAGATACTGTTTTAAAAATAGATGATTCTTACTCAAGGAATTTTTATCTAAAAAAATCTATTTTATTTTTAAATGATTTTGATTATACAAATTTTCTTAAAGAAAATGAGAAAAATTTTGACAAGTATAATTATCAAACGATTTTAGCTATGGGGAAAAATAAGCAGTTTGTAGAAAATAGAATTAAGTACATTGAAAAAGTAAATAATGTTGATGATATTTTAACAAAAACATATATTACATATGGTAAAATGAATTTAAAATTAAGTGATTCATATGCTCTTCTGTATAAATTTTATGACAAAAAGGATTTATATTTAACTGAAAATGATAAATTAAGAACAGAAGGAAAAAAATATTTATATCTATCTCTCTCTTATATAAAAGAAAAAGTTAGTAATGAAGATAATTTAGAATTATCTGCGTTAATATCGAGGTTTGATAAACGAAGGTTTACTGTGAATGTTCCTGCATCTATAGCAGATAAACAAGATTTTTTTGATATTTTAGAATATTTACCAAGTGCTATGAGTTTAAATAGTAAAATAGAAATTGGAAGGTTGTAATGAGAGTAAAAACTTTCTTTTTGGCAAGTATTTTTTTTCTAATAACAGCTTGTGAAACTCCAAAAAATAATGAAATTATCGTTGATTCAAAATTATTGAATTTACCAAATTATCAAACTTTTTTTTACTACCCAGAATCTACTACAAAGGAACAACGATTATCAGCTAGCAAGAAATATATTCCCAATGAAGTTATTGATTACTTAAAGAGTAATAAAGAATCTAGTTTCCTTGATATAGTTTCTAGTAATCCTATTTTAAATAAAACAATACCTAGCACATTAGATGTTATTGCAAGTTCTATAGCAGACATAAAAAGGGGTGACTATCAAAAAGCAATTGAAAAAAATAAAAATATTTTAAATATTTTAGAACGACAAAGGACAAAAACTTTAGATGAAGATTATGCAGTTTCTCCATTTAGGGAAGCAATGTTAATACTAGCTTTAGCTTATATGCAGGCAGGTGAGGAAAAGCAGACTTTACAAATTTTAGAAAAATTAATTATTTCATCAAACCATTGGACACCAGCTTATTTAGCTTTAGGTGAATTTTATTTTAGTAAAAAAGCTAATAAACTTGCTCTAGATGTAGCTGTAAAAGGAATCGATAAATGTTCAAATGATTTACTTTATCTTTATATTCTGCAATTAAAATCAGAAAGAGAAATGGGAAATTTAATATCAGCAAAACAAATTGTGAATCGTTTAAATACTCTGTATCCAAAAGACAGTAATGTCTTACTTTGGCAAGGGATTTTATATCAAGATGATAAAGATTATTTAGCTGCTTGTAATTCCTTTAGAAAAGCTTTTGAAGAAAATAGAACCAATCCTTATATTTCTCATAATCATGCATATTGTTTAATTCAAAGCGGACAGTATGATGAAGCTAATGAAATTTTAATGCTTGCTATGACCAATCATCCTTCTGTTCCATTTTTGTATTATTTAAATGGTTTTCTAGAAAATAAAAGAAAAAATTATTTATCTGCCTATAAGTCTTGGGAGGCATATTTAAGTATGATTAGTGAAAATGATCCAAATTATCGAAT of Pigmentibacter sp. JX0631 contains these proteins:
- a CDS encoding tetratricopeptide repeat protein — its product is MRVKTFFLASIFFLITACETPKNNEIIVDSKLLNLPNYQTFFYYPESTTKEQRLSASKKYIPNEVIDYLKSNKESSFLDIVSSNPILNKTIPSTLDVIASSIADIKRGDYQKAIEKNKNILNILERQRTKTLDEDYAVSPFREAMLILALAYMQAGEEKQTLQILEKLIISSNHWTPAYLALGEFYFSKKANKLALDVAVKGIDKCSNDLLYLYILQLKSEREMGNLISAKQIVNRLNTLYPKDSNVLLWQGILYQDDKDYLAACNSFRKAFEENRTNPYISHNHAYCLIQSGQYDEANEILMLAMTNHPSVPFLYYLNGFLENKRKNYLSAYKSWEAYLSMISENDPNYRIVNFKLTQMENENLLDSYPEFSGLPVTSN